In Glycine soja cultivar W05 chromosome 10, ASM419377v2, whole genome shotgun sequence, the genomic stretch AAGAAAATGCTTTTGATAATATTGTAATATCACCTGGACCCGGTTCTCCAGCATGCCCGGAAGATATAGGTAAGGATCGCAGAATGCCCTTGTGGATTGATAGTTTCATTGCATTTACTTAATGCTCCAAAAGATGCAACAGAAAAATAAGTTGCTGCTattatagatttaaatatttgtgttaAAATGTCCCATGTTAGTTAGGAATCTGGCTAAAATACTCCTATTAAGGACTGGACAATCCTTCTCCCATGAGCTGGTTTTTGGGATTGAGTTAAGCTTACTCCATTCTAACATGATATCATAACCTATCCAATCTTGATGTGGGGATACCCATAGATGTCCAATCATGcagattttgtgctccaaatgtCCATTCTTGGGCGTGAGGTGAGTGTGTTAAGATGTCCTATGTCAGCTaggaatataattaaaatactaagGTTTGGACAATCCTCCTTCCTTGAGTTAGCTTTTGTGGTTGAGTTTGATGTGAGTGGATATATAGTCCTTGTTTTTGTTACATTCAAAGTCCTCTTTCATTGTATGATATATTCATGGTAAAACTACACTTGCAGCCGTTGTGGGTTATGTGGCCCTATGGATGTTTCAATTacaattgtaaaatattttggaaCGCTGATATCCCTGGTGGCAACGTGGCTCGAGAAGTTGGTTAAAGAGTAACTCTGCTAACAGAGCATTCATGTAAGAGTCACATGACAACCTCTGTTATTTCTTACGATCAAATTGACCCTTCAACACCATTCATAGTTACCCAGATGCAAAATATAAGAGATTTTAAGGGAAGATatttggatttgaaaaagttaaaatattgaaatgtgGGATTGGGTGAATGATCAATCAACATCATTAGGTGCTATCTAAACCAAAATTTTCATTAGATCAAACTAGAGAGAGTAAGGTCGTTTTTAATTGTTTCTCCCAAATTCTTGTTTGTTTAATCTTCCTCCTTTTAATTGCATCATCTACCATTTGATTCCATTTTCTCACCAGCACCTTGATTGGTCTTCTCTGCTTGACCAAACCATCTTATGCTAGTTTTTGTCATCTCTTCAAAAGGTGCTACTCCAACTATACACCTAcatttgttctaaattttgtatttcctCATATGTCTACACATACTCCTTAACATTCTCATCCCTATCACAATTGAAGGGGGTATGACTGTATTAGTTTGTAAGTCTACCTATGCCTGTATTTGTTTTAAAAGGACACCTAATTTAGTTTgcagaatttaatattattttttaatttgatatgcTATCCTGATCTTTATTTCATGAAGTGTggaagattttttgttttaacttttttggAAACGATTCTGTATGGTCCAGGCATTTGTCTTCAGCTGTTGCTTAAGTGCTGGGATATTCCTATTCTGGGTGTTTGCCTAGGACACCaggtattttcttttcttttctgcaaGATTGTTGCCTCCCCCCTGTTTAATTTAACTGCTTTCTTTCTGCACAAACATTCAATGGACCATGCTTCCTTCATTTCTAGAACATTATGTAAACCTTTTAAAGTTTCAACTTGTACTGTAAATATCGTGCCCGACTTTCAATATAGAGTGCACTTTATTTCTTGAATTCCAGTCTTGCAGTAACATACAACAGCTTTAtccctttatgttttgtttaGCCTTCCCTTCTAGAACATTATGTAATCATACTAGGATAAAGTCTCATAATCTTATGTTGTCATGTCTTGGCTGCTATCAAGTATTATATTAAACTTAATCCTGTTGTAATTCATCCTTTTTGTTCATAATATCAGATGTTATACTTCTGCCTTTCACAACTGTTCTTTACATTATGttcttgtttaatttgttaatctttgatttgataggcaTTAGGTTATGTGCATGGAGCTCAAGTTGTCCATGCATCTGAACCAATCCATGGTCGTTTGAGGTAAGGTTAGACATTTCAACACCATATCAGTTGTTTTTCCAGTACTTATTATGAAATTGCaacatttaagaaaataaatatacctaaaacaaaaatatcatctGAAGGTTTTGTATCCATTCCTTCCCTCTTTTTTTAACTATCTCTTTGTACTTTACAGTGAAGTTGAGCACAACGGCTGCCAGCTTTTTCGTGATATACCTTCTGGTAAAAATTATGGATTCAAGGTTTGTTCTCCACTACATACTTGAAAAAACACAAATTCGATTCCTTTAAAGTCATTTTTAGTAATATTGGTTGAAATTCTTATGAATGCTTGATTGATGTGTTTGACTTAATTGCACATAAATAGTAACCTTCGCCATTTCCCCAAAATCACCAATGttcaattcaatttaatcaAAAGAGGGAGCCATTCCTAGCAATTCTAAAACATTTTCCATACTAAAAGCCCTCTATTATAGATTTGTAGTTCATTTcgataatttgtattttagaaCACTTggtttaataagtaaataactaGTTGATATAATCTGAAAAGATTGATGCAGTGATGCAATCCTTCatctaaaattacaaaatgcaaAATGTGCttttgcaaatattttttttatccttttttccctcttatatttcttcttttcttgtcaaaatttaattaaaaagcatCTGATGCACCATCCTAGTCATAAATTGTTGTTTGTCACATGTTTCAGGTGGTTCGATATCATTCACTGGTTATAGATTCTGAATCACTTCCTGCAGAGCTCATTCCAATAGCATGGACCTCTTCCACTAGCACACTTCCATTTATTGGGTCCAAAGATTTTGGCAAGTCCAATACTCATGAAGCTCAGCCAGATCAAAGCATTTCCATTGATCCTCTTTTAGCTAAAGTAGGAAATGGaagttcaaaccattttgaTTATGGAAAAACTAGAAGTGCAAGAGTTCTTATGGGAATCAGGCATTCTACAAGACCACACTATGGTGTGCAGGTGTCAAGTGCATAAGTGATCTGCTTATAATATTTCCTttgtgtttatatttatttattagtttgttAAATATGTTCAACTCAACAATTTTGGCCTTCAGTTTCATCCTGAAAGTGTTGCAACCTGCTATGGGAGTCAAATATTCAAGAATTTTAGGGAGATTACAGATGATTATTGGCTGAGATTTAGGTCATCATTCAAGGAAACACATGCATATTCTGATGGTAAACTGTAGAActttgttattaaaatttacTCTCTGTTGTACATGCATGTAACATCAGGTTTAATTACTTCACACTTTACTATTAGTTTTTCCACTTTTCCAACAGTAGTGGGCTGTATCAATATCTGTTGTAGTTTATTGAAGTGCCCTTTTATTGTTGGGTTTGaatgaaattttcaaattgaaaatatttttctagacAAAGTAAATCATTATTTAGCAAGGAGTGAACAAGATTAATTAAGGtggagaaataaattaaaataatcggTGAATTTTGAAATAAGGGTAATTTTAGAAAGTTTACATCATTTTTACTAATTtatcacaattaattttaacGAACTTTCTTAATTTGTGTGAATTAGTTAAAAGGGACTTATAATAAGGAATGGTAGGGGGTATTTGTCTGGATACTAATTTGGGAGTTATGCTTGCTTAATTATTAGGGATGCCacttttcattttctgatttttttttattctcttgagAAAGAAATAGTCTGATACTAGTATTTTGTTGTATCTTGTATCCCAATCTTTGTTGTTCCTGAACTAGAGTAAGATCCTTTTAACATTGTTTACAGATTCCataattctattttcaatttctattggccttaaaatatatatgttagtTCTCTATAATTTACCCGGGCAGAAACTTTCTTTAGCATGCATGCAGGTTTCAAGTGCTAATAGACTCTACAGAGAGGTTTGCAGAAGTATTAGCACAGAGAATAATGCAGTGGATCAGTTAAAACAAATAGTTCATGCAGATAGACATTTGGAATATAATAAAGCTGAGATGAAGCATTTAGAAATGTTCAACATGGTAAATACTCATCATGCAACCACTGGTTATAAGTGTTTGAAGTTGAAATGGAGGAAATTTGGTCACTTGGCTGGTCAAGTTGGTGGAGCAAAAGGTATATTTTGTGGGTTGTTTGGACTTGAAGCTGAAAACACCTTTTGGTTGGATAGTTCCTCCACAGAGAAGGTATTTCTATGCTTTCAAGTTTAgtaatctttgattttttttattttttatttttggtattaAGGGGGCCAAAGCCCATGACTACAAAGCAACTCTACGGGTCATAGGAAGACCCATAGCATCCCTACAAATTAAAGGAACACACCCTGAAGGTTAATCTCTGATTATTCAAACATATGCTGAAGACACCTTTTGTTATCTCAAACCCATTTGTGAACCGTGTTTATAATACACAATACATAGATCTTTTCTCATTTGGATCTTTTAACTATAATAATTAAGCAACATAGCTTCTCTTCATATTGAAGTAAAATGCTTCACCATATACTACTTATAATCCTATATTTATTCTTCTTTCCATCTTGATTAGGGAAGAGCACGCTTTTCATTTATGGGAGGAAAAGGCGGATCACTTTGGAAGCAGTTAGTGTTCAGATTGTCCCATCAAAGGTTTGAAATCAATCCTCTTaactgttaattttttatttctttcttttcttcaattctttcttttatgtatcagattcttttcttttttaattatgttattttatgtgAGGTGTTGGTGAATGGGTTTCTTGAAAATAATTGGTCTGCTTGGGTTCTGTTGTATGCTTCACGAGTTGAGCTGTACTAGTTATTTTAATTGATGCATGGACATGATAGAAAGTATTTCTCTAACACCGTCCACTTAACTTTTTCCAGTGATGGGAGTTCAAAAGGAGGTGGTTATTTGTCAACTGAAGATTCTCAAGGTTCTgctgaaacaatatttttggaagaaggttttcttgattttttgaaCAAGGTACTACAGACTGAAACCATGTTGGCCTTATGATGATTTATTCTCGCATATCACACTCCTCAACTAGGGTATACCTTATTGTTAGACTTAGACATATAAGAACATATTCTGCCCCCGTTtttctcatgatttttttttaatccaaaatgGTTTATCCTAAACAGGACATATGTTAGTAGAACAAATTTTCCAATACATTCAAAAAAGATCCTTATTGCCCATTCTCTAGTGATTTACACCAATACAATGCCATGTATCACTTTGAATGTTGTATGCTTTGATTAGAGATGAAGTTAAGAAATGAAAGATGGTGGGGTAGGATTCAGGATAAAGTAAGCATGGGtaagaattcaatttttttgtgtatTGAACCtccatcatttatatatttttcttggtGCATGTTTGAATTATTTCCCAACATACTTGGATCTTCCCAATCATGATAaaccttgtattaatttttctaacaagcatacttaaatatatttaattttttccctGTTACTCCTTTCTCCCACTTAAAATTGTTGCCTTCACAATGTTGCAGGAGCTTCAATCATATCGTtatgataaaaatgaatatGAAGGCTTGCCATTTGATTTTCACGGTGGATATATTGGTTACATTGGGTAGGTGGGAAAGTCAAGCAATTAATATGTCTACATTGAATCAACCTAAATGCTTAAGCATATGTCAAATATTTGCATGGTTTTCTAATTGTATCTTTATTTATGATGCTTTTACTTCTGCTTTGTGGGTATTGTAGCTACTTTTTCTCGTCCTCCCTTCTTTCTCTGATTTTATGTAGTTTGAGTCTTACTGATATTAACTTAGACGATCATCACTAATTGTCATAGTAGACAACCCTACGTCTATTCTATGTTTGAAATATTGTGGATCttcattttgatattttgaaTGTCATCCATCCCCTTGCTAAGTATGTTTACTTGCATTATGTTGTTATATAAAATTTCTGGTATTGATTCTATATATGAAAAGTATCCAATAGTATATTGATTCTATATCTTAAGAATAATTTAAAGTATCTTAGATTATCTCTCAgaattagttttaatatttctttattatcttttaatttgtttccttgGTTAATTAGGACTATAatttagtattaatataaataagggCAAGTGCTTTATGATTTGTATCTCATGTAACACATCATATCGTAATATTAGTACCCACTAGGGTTGGTTTAGTGGTGGGGAGTTGGGGTAGATGCATCAAGTCCCAGGCTAAATCCTCATTGCCGCTATTGtacactaaaaaaaatcttaatactAGTGTTAGAATATTTAGTCTTTATTCTCTAAATTTCTTCAATATCTAAAACCCTATAATTTCAACAAAGTATTAGAGTGGCATCGTCTTTCGTAACTTTCCTTGTCACTATTCTGCTGCCTCATATCAACATTCAACACAAATTACTGGCGCACCATGTTTTTATGTCCTAGATGCATTCTGGCCACGCTGTTTTTTTGCAAGTTGATTTTGAGGGATTGAGTTGGACTAGAAGCCCAAATTCTAAGTCATTATCTTGTgatctgtttttttatttatttatttaggatTATGATTTAGTATTAATACAAATTAAGGTTAGTGTTTTATGTTTTCTATCAATAATCTATTCTCTAGATTTTCTCCTTCAACCATTTAAAAACCTATAATTTCAATGTGGCCTCTTCAATGAACCAATACTAGACAAATAATTGGTTTCTTGTGTTGCAGGTATAACCTCAAAGTTGAGTGTGGTGTGAAATCGAACCGTCACAAATCTAAAACTCCTGATGCATGCTTTTTCTTTGCTGATAATCTTGTAGCTATTGACCACAAAAATGATGATGTTTATATATTGGCTATACATGAAGAAAGTTCAAGTATTACACAGTGGTTGAATGACACAGAGGAGAAACTTCTGAGCTTAAATGGCTCTGTGAGAATGGCTTTGGAAAGACAAAAGTCTCTTCCTTTAACTTTTTCCTCATGTAAGGTTGGTTTTGCagctgaaaaatctaaagagcAGTACATTGAGGATGTTAAGAAGTGTCTAAACTACATTAAAGATGGAGAAAGCTATGAGTTATGCCTCACAACTCAGATAAGGAAATCGATTGAGGAATTGAATTCCCTTGAACTTTATCTGCATTTGAGAGAAAGGAATCCGGCACCTTATGCTGCTTGGCTTAATTTTTCAAAGGTGGATCTGAGTATTTGCTGTTCTTCTCCTGAGAGGTTCCTGCAGTTGGATAGGAAGAATATACTAGAAGCTAAGCCCATCAAGGGAACGATAGCTCGTGGTGCTACTGAAGAGGAAGATGagcaactaaaatttaaattacagtTCAGGTGacctatatttattattttatttatacacCACTGTTTTAACAAATGTTTCTACCacattagtttaaattttggaaTTATTTCTCTAAGgatttttttcctcttccatcatgtgataaattgaatttcaagtatATTTAATGctttaataatttgaaaactatCAAGACACATTAAAATGTGTGATACTCCTATTTGGTTGCAAATATAGTTGTGAAAAGTTTATTATGAATCTGTTATGTTAAACTTTAGATGCTCCGGAGAATTTAAGATCCAATTTACAATGGGCTTTTCTAACTTAAAATTGATATAAGTATTCAATATCCAGAATTGTAACATGTTAAAACAAAGCACTCTAACTTGCTTTTAGTTGGGTGAATCTGTTGTGAACTAACTTGCTTTCTCTTTCAGCGAAAAGGATCAGGCTGAAAACCTGATGATTGTTGACCTTCTAAGGAATGACCTTGGCCGTGTTTGTGATCCTGGATCTGTTCATGTGCCACGTCTCATGGATGTGGAATCATATGCAACTGTTCACACAATGGTGAGTACTATTCGTGGGAAGAAGCGGTCAGATGTCAGTGCTGTAGACTGTGTCAAAGCTGCATTTCCTGGTGGTTCAATGACAGGTGCACCTAAGTTGAGATCAATGGAACTTCTTGATTCTATTGAAAGTTGTTCTCGAGGTATCTACTCAGGCTGTATTGGATTTTTCTCATATAATCAAGCATTTGATCTAAATATTGTGATAAGAACAGTCATTGTACACGAGGGTGAAGCTTCAATAGGAGCTGGAGGGGCAATTGTTGCTCTGTCAAACCCTGAAGACGAGTATGAAGAGATGGTTTTGAAGACAAAAGCCCCAACAAGGGCTGTGATGCATTTTGCTTAGAGCTCATAAGCCAAACAAtagcttttttctttcatagaaTAGTAAGGAGTGTTGTAGTGTAGCAAGGCTTAATTGTTTTAGGGTTAGAAGTcagttggttttttttttcacacaggAGGGTTCCTTTCAATTTTTAGAAGCATAGATGGTTtgtattagtaatatttatgCATAGatggttttaatttaattactttttgtatttttaatcaatattttatttttcaaattttcataattaattaaaaccggATAACAGGTATGAGTATGGATATTTAGGTATGTAAAAAAAGAACATTAGTATTAACGTTACTATGCAGGTATGAGTCTAAATAAGAGAATTTTTTAAAGttctataaaaaaagataactttttaaAGGACGGATATATATACCCTATCCAATTACCTACTCATTGACTcagtttattcaaattaaaaaaaattaaaatatttttttaaaaatatttatttattaaatggaTATGATTTGTTTaacgaaataaataaaaaattatttttaaacagaTCTCACCAAAAGTTTTCTAGATCTCAAGGCTATCCTCCAACTTTGTTTTTTTGGCACCACACATTCCTCTCTTTCCGCtcctttttttaacaaaatcgtAGGAAAAGACAATATTGTCCTTTTCTCGTACAACCCCTATTTactaacattaatttattttttctttcattgagaGTTGATACTAATCCTTATGAAGGGagtagaaaaataatttgacaCTGGATTCCAACAAGATTCTCTTCAATAAAACACACGGGCGATCTCTACTAACAAAAATGAAGGGAgcagaagagaaaaagagaatgaaaaagagtaGAGTGCATTGTGGGAGATCAAATTGATGTACATactgataatttaaattttacattttaaccAAGCTACCCTGAAAGGATACTAACATAGCTTTATTCAtcgtaaaaaagaaaaggaattagTTTGCAAATACCTATTTAACTGCATGCCGTGATTAGCTCCTCAGTTTGCTACGTTATGTAACCATTATACAATGGTCAATATTGGTCATTGACCGCGTCCTCGTGGCTTTTGATGTGAAAAAAGTTTGGctaaaacaaaatttgcatTGGTCAGTACAAAGAATGTACACTGTATTATGTTGACTAGAAAACGTGGATTGAACTTGAATATATGGTACCCGCATAATCAATCTTATAATTCCAAAAGATACTTTCATTTAATACACGTGATTGATTACAAACATTTTTAAAGCATCGATCGGagcatgttatatatattttgattggaaGTTGAAAATCTTCGTGGCCCTATTTTTTTTCCAGCAAATAATAtgtgtattatatataattggtACCAGAGAATAGATATATCAGGTTGGCAGGTTCCAAATGCAAAGAAATAAGGGAAAGAATGCTTTTATCCCTATAAAATGCCATTTCATTCCGCTGTGAAAATGGAGTGATGATTATTTGGAAAACCAATCTAATCTGCATGTAATCgataataactaaatttatagTGTCTTTGGTTTTGTGAGAGAGAACCGATTATTTGTTCATCTTGAAGGTATCACAACTCTTTGTAGCTTCAAGTTTTCTACAGTAAAAAATGTGGTGTTGCCACGGAATCAAACATTCTCTTACAACATGATGC encodes the following:
- the LOC114370688 gene encoding aminodeoxychorismate synthase, chloroplastic-like, which produces MNSSLRLFSSELTCPASESTQNANVNFLLSRPSLRVSCFVKKGGDARVRVSNRDGRKTKAVVCCQLMHSHKEESDERKRRLQVVPVPVQKADFVRTLLIDNYDSYTYNIFQELSIINGVPPVVIQNDDWTWEELCHYLYKENAFDNIVISPGPGSPACPEDIGICLQLLLKCWDIPILGVCLGHQALGYVHGAQVVHASEPIHGRLSEVEHNGCQLFRDIPSGKNYGFKVVRYHSLVIDSESLPAELIPIAWTSSTSTLPFIGSKDFGKSNTHEAQPDQSISIDPLLAKVGNGSSNHFDYGKTRSARVLMGIRHSTRPHYGVQFHPESVATCYGSQIFKNFREITDDYWLRFRSSFKETHAYSDACMQVSSANRLYREVCRSISTENNAVDQLKQIVHADRHLEYNKAEMKHLEMFNMVNTHHATTGYKCLKLKWRKFGHLAGQVGGAKGIFCGLFGLEAENTFWLDSSSTEKGRARFSFMGGKGGSLWKQLVFRLSHQSDGSSKGGGYLSTEDSQGSAETIFLEEGFLDFLNKELQSYRYDKNEYEGLPFDFHGGYIGYIGYNLKVECGVKSNRHKSKTPDACFFFADNLVAIDHKNDDVYILAIHEESSSITQWLNDTEEKLLSLNGSVRMALERQKSLPLTFSSCKVGFAAEKSKEQYIEDVKKCLNYIKDGESYELCLTTQIRKSIEELNSLELYLHLRERNPAPYAAWLNFSKVDLSICCSSPERFLQLDRKNILEAKPIKGTIARGATEEEDEQLKFKLQFSEKDQAENLMIVDLLRNDLGRVCDPGSVHVPRLMDVESYATVHTMVSTIRGKKRSDVSAVDCVKAAFPGGSMTGAPKLRSMELLDSIESCSRGIYSGCIGFFSYNQAFDLNIVIRTVIVHEGEASIGAGGAIVALSNPEDEYEEMVLKTKAPTRAVMHFA